The following are encoded together in the Robertmurraya sp. FSL R5-0851 genome:
- a CDS encoding twin-arginine translocase TatA/TatE family subunit, with protein sequence MFSNIGVPGLILILVLALIIFGPKKLPEIGRAFGQTLREFKKSTRELTSDVMEELDEDKKKNATK encoded by the coding sequence GTGTTTTCAAACATCGGAGTTCCTGGATTGATCCTTATCCTTGTACTTGCTTTAATTATTTTCGGACCTAAAAAGCTCCCTGAGATTGGTCGTGCATTTGGTCAAACTCTTCGTGAATTTAAAAAATCTACCCGCGAGCTAACAAGTGATGTAATGGAAGAGCTCGATGAGGATAAAAAGAAGAATGCTACGAAATAA
- a CDS encoding DUF4397 domain-containing protein — translation MSDYRNHDDYLHKAARYDLLAQYYKYLDPSMHIHYYQKHIRYMTKAMSSLRAQSVANYYQSNSPARIRVLHASPDAPKVDVYINGNRILRDFPFKETSNYLSLPAGKYQVDIYPAGDMVSTVLSRKVTVEAGKQYTLAATDMVEKLKLVELEDNPSIPSGETKVRFVHLSPDTQPVDIAVKNGDVVFRNIGFRRSSDYLALSPLTVDLEVRATGTKDVLLPLPALSFQRNQVYTLVAVGLSHGEPSIEPIILTERE, via the coding sequence TTGTCTGATTATAGAAACCATGATGACTATTTGCATAAAGCAGCTAGGTACGATTTATTAGCACAATATTATAAATACTTAGATCCATCCATGCATATTCACTATTACCAAAAACACATTAGGTACATGACCAAAGCAATGAGTTCCTTAAGAGCTCAATCAGTTGCAAACTACTATCAGAGCAATTCACCAGCTAGAATTCGTGTACTACATGCTTCACCTGATGCACCGAAAGTTGATGTATATATCAATGGAAATCGAATTTTACGCGATTTTCCATTTAAAGAAACGAGCAATTATTTATCGTTACCAGCTGGAAAATATCAAGTAGATATATATCCTGCAGGAGACATGGTATCAACCGTTCTAAGTAGAAAGGTAACCGTGGAGGCAGGGAAGCAATATACACTTGCAGCTACTGATATGGTTGAAAAGTTAAAGCTAGTAGAGCTTGAGGATAATCCGAGTATCCCGTCCGGTGAAACGAAAGTTCGATTTGTACATCTCTCACCTGATACTCAACCTGTTGATATAGCCGTAAAAAATGGCGATGTTGTTTTCCGTAATATTGGGTTCAGACGCTCAAGCGATTATTTAGCCCTATCTCCATTAACCGTCGATCTTGAGGTAAGAGCTACAGGTACAAAGGATGTCCTTCTGCCGTTGCCAGCTCTTTCATTCCAAAGAAATCAAGTGTACACACTTGTAGCCGTAGGGCTAAGTCATGGGGAACCATCCATTGAACCCATCATTTTAACGGAAAGAGAATAA
- a CDS encoding thymidylate synthase produces the protein MKQYLELCKHVLENGVKKQDRTGTGTISTFGYQMRFDLQEGFPLITTKKLHLKSIIHELLWFLQGDTNIKYLQENGVRIWNEWADENGNLGPVYGHQWRSWTTSTGETVDQISDLVNQIKTNPDSRRLIVNAWNVGDIDKMALPPCHCLFQFHVADGKLSCQLYQRSADVFLGVPFNIASYALLTLMVAQVCDLEPGEFIHTFGDAHIYLNHVEQVELQLTRQPHPLPTLKINPEKRDLFGFTFDDFELVNYEAHPHIKGAVSV, from the coding sequence ATGAAACAATATTTAGAGCTATGTAAGCATGTGTTAGAAAATGGAGTAAAAAAACAAGATCGTACAGGAACGGGGACCATTAGTACATTTGGTTATCAAATGCGTTTTGATTTACAAGAAGGATTTCCTCTTATTACAACCAAAAAGTTACATTTGAAATCAATCATTCATGAATTGCTTTGGTTCCTTCAAGGCGATACAAATATAAAGTATCTTCAAGAAAATGGTGTTCGGATTTGGAATGAATGGGCAGATGAAAATGGGAATTTGGGTCCTGTGTATGGCCATCAGTGGAGATCATGGACAACTTCGACAGGAGAAACAGTGGATCAAATTTCTGACCTGGTTAATCAAATTAAAACAAACCCTGATTCCAGGCGTTTAATTGTAAATGCATGGAATGTTGGAGATATTGATAAAATGGCATTGCCACCTTGTCACTGTCTGTTTCAATTTCATGTGGCTGATGGAAAGCTAAGCTGTCAGTTATATCAACGTTCGGCTGATGTGTTTTTAGGTGTACCATTTAATATAGCATCTTATGCGCTATTAACATTGATGGTTGCGCAGGTATGTGACCTTGAACCTGGTGAATTTATTCATACGTTTGGGGATGCGCATATTTACTTAAATCATGTAGAGCAAGTGGAATTACAGCTTACTAGACAGCCACATCCATTACCTACATTAAAAATAAACCCAGAGAAAAGAGACTTGTTTGGCTTTACCTTTGATGATTTTGAGTTAGTTAACTACGAGGCACATCCTCATATTAAAGGGGCTGTAAGTGTATGA
- a CDS encoding DegV family protein, with the protein MNKIKIVTDSTVDISDELVRKYDIEVVPLSIQIGGETYLDRVDLTPKDFLNKMKAAEELPKSSQPSVGVFAELYDRLGSEGYDVLSIHMTGGMSGTVQSAETAASMSKANVKVVDSRFISKALSFQVIEASLMAKEGRSMDEILTRLDQIRSNTRLFVVVDTLENLVKGGRIGKGKAMIGSLLNIKPIASLEGGVYTPVSKARSYSQVANYLAKQFAEDTAGHQIKGVGLVHAEAPELNQKLISALKNIAGFDLTDIEYTTPIVSTHTGPGAIGFMYYFE; encoded by the coding sequence TTGAATAAAATTAAAATAGTGACTGATTCAACGGTAGACATATCCGATGAATTAGTAAGGAAGTATGATATTGAGGTTGTTCCATTATCTATTCAAATTGGAGGAGAGACGTACCTTGATCGGGTTGATTTAACCCCAAAGGATTTTTTGAATAAGATGAAGGCAGCTGAGGAGCTACCTAAAAGTTCACAACCATCTGTTGGTGTATTTGCTGAACTGTATGATCGATTAGGTTCGGAAGGGTATGATGTTCTTTCAATACATATGACTGGAGGAATGAGTGGTACAGTTCAGTCAGCCGAGACGGCAGCATCTATGTCAAAGGCAAATGTAAAGGTAGTTGATTCTCGTTTTATATCGAAAGCCCTTTCATTTCAAGTGATAGAAGCTTCTCTAATGGCCAAAGAAGGAAGAAGTATGGATGAGATATTAACTAGACTTGATCAAATTCGATCAAATACAAGATTGTTTGTCGTGGTAGATACTCTTGAAAATCTCGTGAAGGGTGGCAGAATTGGCAAAGGAAAGGCAATGATTGGTTCACTTTTGAATATCAAACCAATTGCCTCTCTAGAAGGTGGAGTATATACACCTGTTTCGAAAGCTCGAAGCTATAGTCAAGTAGCTAACTACCTTGCAAAACAATTCGCGGAAGACACAGCTGGTCATCAGATCAAAGGTGTGGGGCTCGTTCATGCAGAGGCTCCAGAGTTAAATCAAAAGCTAATCTCTGCCTTAAAAAATATAGCTGGTTTTGATTTAACAGATATTGAATATACCACTCCTATCGTTAGTACACATACTGGGCCAGGTGCCATTGGTTTTATGTACTATTTTGAGTAA
- a CDS encoding dihydrofolate reductase gives MISLLWAMDEKRAIGRNNQLPWHLPEDLKYFKRVTMGKPIAMGRKTYDSIGRPLPGRENIVITRSQGITIEGCTVIHDVKGLLKRNDEELFVIGGAEIFKEILPFADRLYVTEIREEFEADTFFPEYNLSDWELIESIPGVKDEKNPYDYEFLVYQRKQ, from the coding sequence ATGATTTCCCTTCTTTGGGCAATGGATGAGAAGCGGGCAATAGGTCGTAACAATCAACTTCCTTGGCATCTTCCTGAGGATTTGAAGTATTTTAAAAGAGTAACAATGGGAAAGCCCATTGCGATGGGCAGAAAAACATATGATTCCATTGGACGGCCACTACCTGGTCGAGAAAATATCGTTATTACACGTAGTCAAGGAATAACTATTGAAGGCTGTACAGTTATTCATGATGTAAAAGGTTTATTAAAGCGTAACGACGAGGAGCTATTTGTAATTGGTGGAGCTGAAATTTTTAAAGAGATTCTTCCTTTCGCAGATCGCCTTTATGTCACGGAAATTCGTGAAGAGTTCGAGGCAGATACGTTTTTCCCGGAATACAATTTATCCGACTGGGAGCTTATCGAATCCATTCCAGGTGTGAAAGACGAAAAAAATCCTTACGACTATGAATTTCTTGTGTACCAACGTAAGCAGTGA
- a CDS encoding DUF5658 family protein, whose protein sequence is MRVSMNRKLIGFLFIYLALLNVFDAFATAHGLSLNKIREMNPYMNEIYHIHPLLFITLKISLSILLICMGVIWGSMIRKKRFISSLIILASIIYTPVCLTHIYWLTQHYFSY, encoded by the coding sequence ATGAGGGTTAGTATGAATCGGAAATTAATTGGTTTTTTATTTATTTATCTCGCTCTTCTTAACGTATTTGACGCTTTTGCTACTGCACATGGATTATCACTCAATAAGATAAGGGAAATGAACCCCTACATGAATGAGATTTATCACATTCATCCACTCTTGTTTATAACGTTAAAAATTTCCTTATCCATACTTCTCATATGTATGGGAGTTATTTGGGGGAGTATGATACGAAAAAAAAGATTCATATCGTCCCTTATTATTCTAGCCTCTATCATATATACTCCAGTTTGTTTGACGCATATTTATTGGCTGACACAGCACTACTTTTCATATTGA
- the tatC gene encoding twin-arginine translocase subunit TatC, with product MEDKELQLVDHLDELRKRLIVSIVAFFGFFIVGFIYVEEIYQWFVRDLEVKLIALGPSDIVWVYFMLAGLIAIAGTIPVLALQIWLFVRPALKPIERKITLSYIPALFILFIVGLCFGYFVIFPTVMGFLIDLSGDILVANFTADKYFRFIMNMSLPFGFLFELPVVVMFLTSLGIVNPYVLQKIRKYAYFVLVVISVIISPPDFMSDILVTIPLLFLYEISINLSKIVYKRKLKKAKEWGLDEDERIDLG from the coding sequence ATGGAGGATAAAGAATTACAGCTTGTTGATCATCTAGACGAATTAAGAAAAAGACTTATTGTCTCTATTGTAGCTTTTTTTGGCTTCTTTATAGTTGGTTTTATTTACGTTGAGGAGATCTATCAATGGTTTGTTCGAGACTTAGAAGTTAAGTTGATTGCGTTAGGACCAAGTGATATCGTGTGGGTTTATTTCATGTTAGCAGGTTTAATTGCGATTGCAGGTACCATTCCTGTTCTTGCGTTGCAGATTTGGTTGTTTGTCAGACCAGCATTAAAACCTATCGAAAGAAAAATTACTTTGAGTTATATCCCTGCTTTGTTCATCTTATTTATTGTCGGCTTATGCTTTGGATATTTTGTGATTTTTCCGACCGTTATGGGTTTTTTGATCGATTTAAGTGGCGATATACTTGTTGCTAACTTTACAGCGGACAAGTACTTTCGTTTTATCATGAATATGTCGCTTCCATTTGGATTTTTGTTTGAACTACCTGTTGTCGTAATGTTTTTAACATCTTTAGGTATTGTAAATCCGTATGTACTTCAAAAAATACGGAAATATGCATATTTTGTCCTGGTTGTAATTTCTGTAATCATCTCACCCCCGGATTTTATGAGTGATATTTTAGTGACCATTCCACTTCTATTTTTATACGAGATCAGTATCAATCTTTCGAAAATTGTTTATAAAAGAAAGTTGAAAAAAGCGAAAGAGTGGGGTTTAGATGAGGATGAAAGAATAGACTTAGGATAG
- a CDS encoding HAMP domain-containing sensor histidine kinase, whose product MKKWIRQLSLYRQVLFFSFFITFVVIFMISSFSYALQTKKEIEQLTDRVEGLSTLWTAVVSPEDVEKVIMTKDPNDPAAKRLQQQVNLINERNSSYFHSGIVATSINEDKEVYATVVSNSYEGLKPFSFYKSVDIHNIALLEAIEEKKVVSTKVYTDDLGTWLSSFAPIQNEEGKVVGVLVIDAEASFIKHSQLETILYLTVVFVVTIVIVFFTLKYVLNNVMEPVDEILYGLHEVSVGNFNIHLSGKKNSNLDPLYERFNFMTQQLAILFDRLSISSPLNGKQAVSDEQLHTFEVAIGKMDTIIKETKLLKELQRAEKMNAIGQLAASVAHEIRNPMTVVKGFLQIFLAKDGLSEEEHMYVKLMLEEMNRAEKIINEYLSLAKPDLEFSEKVNAGDLAHKVMDLMNSYALMSKSIGMQTKVSGDVFIKGNVSELKQVLINILKNGIEAMKDGGTLSLSVREEGHFGIFEIFDTGIGMSEDELQRLGTAFYSLKEKGTGMGLMVCYQIIERMRGSIEVESQKGVGTTFRIILPLHRE is encoded by the coding sequence ATGAAAAAATGGATCAGGCAACTTTCTTTATATAGGCAAGTTTTATTTTTTTCATTTTTTATTACGTTTGTTGTGATTTTCATGATTTCGAGTTTCAGTTATGCTCTACAGACAAAAAAGGAAATAGAGCAGTTAACAGATCGTGTTGAGGGCCTATCAACGCTGTGGACAGCCGTTGTGTCTCCTGAGGATGTAGAGAAAGTGATCATGACAAAGGATCCCAATGATCCTGCCGCAAAGAGACTACAACAACAGGTGAATTTAATAAATGAGAGAAACTCTTCTTATTTTCATAGTGGTATTGTAGCTACTTCTATAAATGAGGATAAAGAAGTATATGCCACAGTTGTATCGAATAGTTACGAGGGACTGAAGCCTTTTTCTTTTTATAAGTCGGTTGATATTCATAACATAGCTCTTTTGGAAGCTATTGAAGAAAAAAAAGTGGTTAGTACAAAGGTTTATACAGATGATCTAGGTACGTGGTTATCTTCGTTTGCTCCGATACAGAATGAAGAAGGAAAAGTAGTGGGCGTATTAGTCATTGATGCAGAAGCATCATTTATTAAGCATTCGCAGTTAGAAACGATCTTGTATTTAACCGTTGTTTTTGTCGTCACGATTGTTATCGTGTTTTTCACATTAAAATATGTATTAAACAATGTGATGGAGCCCGTTGATGAAATCTTATATGGTTTACACGAGGTAAGCGTCGGAAACTTCAATATACATCTAAGTGGTAAGAAAAATTCAAATCTTGACCCCTTATATGAACGGTTTAACTTTATGACGCAACAGTTAGCCATATTGTTTGATAGATTATCCATTTCAAGTCCATTAAATGGCAAGCAAGCCGTATCGGATGAACAATTACATACCTTTGAAGTGGCAATTGGGAAAATGGATACAATCATTAAAGAAACAAAATTACTTAAAGAGCTTCAGCGAGCAGAGAAAATGAATGCGATAGGTCAGTTAGCTGCTTCTGTAGCTCACGAAATTCGGAATCCAATGACGGTAGTAAAAGGATTTTTACAAATCTTTTTAGCAAAAGATGGTTTGAGTGAAGAAGAGCATATGTACGTAAAACTAATGCTTGAAGAAATGAATCGTGCCGAGAAGATTATTAATGAATATTTATCTTTAGCGAAGCCAGACCTGGAGTTCTCAGAAAAGGTAAATGCCGGGGATCTTGCACACAAAGTGATGGATTTAATGAACTCGTATGCACTTATGTCAAAAAGCATTGGGATGCAAACGAAGGTGTCAGGCGATGTTTTTATTAAAGGAAATGTTAGTGAGTTAAAGCAGGTACTAATTAATATATTGAAAAATGGGATAGAAGCGATGAAGGACGGTGGCACTCTCAGTTTGTCTGTACGAGAAGAAGGGCACTTTGGTATTTTTGAAATCTTTGATACAGGCATTGGGATGAGTGAGGATGAACTTCAAAGATTAGGGACGGCTTTTTATTCCTTGAAGGAAAAGGGCACTGGTATGGGGCTAATGGTTTGTTATCAAATCATTGAAAGAATGCGAGGGTCTATTGAAGTAGAAAGTCAAAAAGGTGTAGGAACAACTTTTCGAATTATTCTTCCGTTACATAGAGAATAG
- the ilvA gene encoding threonine ammonia-lyase IlvA — MEQKVMKKRWVQVEDILIAHHQLKDIVAHTPLQKNERLSEKYDCNVYLKREDLQHVRSFKLRGAFYKMKALGKDNLSNGVVCASAGNHAQGVAYACRHLGVQGKIYMPTTTPKQKVGQVELFGRGFIDIILVGDTFDDSYAKAVECAEKEGRTFIHPFDDELVIAGQGTVAVEILQDCEETVDFVFASIGGGGLMAGVSTYVKSVSPQTKLIGVEPYGAPAMKTSFHNQIVTPLDDIDKFVDGAAVKSVGSKTFDTCYELLDDILLVPEGKVCTSILELYNEHAIVAEPAGALPIAALDLYKDEIKGKNIVVIISGGNNDIGRMQEIKERSLLYEGLLYYFIVNFPQRAGALREFLDEVLSPTDDITQFEYTKKNNKENGPALVGIEIQKKEDYKGLIERLNKKGFAFTEVNKDSNLFNLLI; from the coding sequence ATGGAACAGAAAGTGATGAAAAAAAGATGGGTGCAGGTTGAAGATATTTTAATAGCGCACCACCAACTCAAAGACATCGTTGCCCATACACCGTTACAGAAAAACGAGCGTTTATCAGAAAAATATGATTGTAATGTGTATTTAAAAAGGGAAGATTTGCAGCACGTTCGCTCTTTTAAATTAAGAGGTGCTTTTTATAAGATGAAAGCGCTTGGTAAGGACAATCTTTCTAATGGGGTTGTTTGTGCAAGTGCAGGGAATCATGCTCAAGGTGTAGCATATGCGTGTCGTCATCTTGGTGTACAAGGGAAAATTTATATGCCAACGACAACACCTAAGCAAAAAGTTGGGCAAGTAGAGTTATTTGGTAGAGGATTTATTGATATTATTCTTGTTGGGGATACGTTCGATGATTCTTATGCTAAAGCAGTTGAGTGTGCAGAAAAAGAAGGAAGGACCTTCATTCATCCATTTGATGACGAGCTTGTAATCGCAGGTCAAGGAACGGTAGCTGTAGAAATACTGCAGGATTGTGAAGAAACCGTAGATTTTGTGTTTGCCAGTATTGGTGGTGGAGGACTTATGGCTGGTGTGAGCACGTATGTGAAAAGCGTCTCTCCCCAAACCAAGCTAATTGGTGTGGAGCCTTATGGGGCCCCAGCTATGAAGACTTCTTTCCATAACCAAATTGTGACTCCTCTAGATGACATTGATAAGTTCGTTGACGGAGCTGCTGTGAAAAGTGTGGGTAGTAAAACATTTGACACTTGCTACGAGCTGTTGGATGACATCCTATTGGTTCCAGAAGGGAAAGTTTGCACTAGTATTTTAGAATTATACAATGAGCATGCCATTGTTGCTGAGCCTGCCGGTGCTTTACCAATTGCGGCTCTTGATCTTTATAAGGATGAAATTAAAGGGAAAAATATTGTCGTTATTATAAGTGGTGGAAATAACGATATCGGTCGTATGCAGGAAATTAAAGAGCGTTCATTGTTGTATGAGGGGTTGCTTTATTATTTCATTGTTAACTTCCCACAACGTGCGGGTGCACTTCGTGAGTTTTTAGATGAAGTATTGTCACCAACGGATGATATTACACAATTTGAATATACTAAGAAAAATAATAAAGAAAATGGACCAGCATTAGTAGGGATCGAAATACAGAAAAAGGAAGACTACAAAGGATTAATTGAAAGATTAAACAAAAAAGGTTTTGCTTTTACAGAAGTAAATAAAGATAGTAACTTATTTAATTTGCTCATTTAA
- a CDS encoding SGNH/GDSL hydrolase family protein: MRWAFILVFTVVLSSCSQTQNQKSDQIQLRETTVEKKASIPIDFISQPFQIVSVGDSLTRGVGDSTNRGGYVPYLKEYLEKEKGIAAAEIVNFGVRGNRTSQLISKLKTDEVKDSLTTADLVLITIGGNDVMKVVRENFSTLDLELFETEKKQFEKNLRTIIELIREINPSGTVVLIGLYNPFYEWFPDVEEMDLIMQDWNMTSRTILTDYERAYFVDIADIFHESEENLLYTDYFHPNDLGYEKIAVRIYETLSLGILTERYELKSTVRNEASTDE; the protein is encoded by the coding sequence GTGAGGTGGGCCTTTATTCTCGTTTTTACTGTTGTACTTTCTTCTTGCAGTCAAACACAAAATCAAAAGTCAGATCAAATTCAGCTTAGGGAAACAACGGTTGAAAAAAAAGCATCTATTCCTATCGATTTTATTTCTCAACCTTTTCAAATTGTTTCCGTAGGAGATTCCTTAACTCGGGGTGTAGGAGACAGTACAAACCGTGGGGGCTATGTGCCATATCTCAAGGAGTATTTAGAAAAAGAGAAAGGGATCGCCGCGGCAGAAATCGTTAACTTTGGTGTAAGAGGCAATCGAACATCTCAGCTTATTAGTAAGCTAAAGACAGATGAAGTGAAGGATTCATTAACAACAGCTGATTTGGTCCTTATTACTATTGGTGGAAATGATGTAATGAAAGTAGTAAGAGAAAATTTTTCAACTCTAGACTTGGAGTTGTTTGAAACAGAAAAAAAGCAATTCGAAAAAAATCTTCGAACCATAATTGAGTTAATTCGTGAAATAAATCCTTCAGGTACGGTTGTCTTGATAGGATTGTATAATCCTTTTTACGAGTGGTTTCCTGATGTAGAAGAGATGGATCTCATAATGCAGGATTGGAATATGACGAGTCGGACGATATTAACCGACTATGAACGGGCTTATTTTGTAGATATAGCTGATATTTTTCATGAAAGTGAGGAGAATCTGTTATATACAGATTACTTTCATCCTAATGATTTAGGTTACGAAAAAATTGCTGTGCGAATTTACGAAACACTTTCATTAGGAATACTTACGGAACGATATGAGTTGAAATCGACTGTCAGAAATGAGGCAAGCACTGATGAATAG
- a CDS encoding lysophospholipid acyltransferase family protein: MIRLMAVFLYMSGYLVYSIPKLKRMKKLDKRLSVSERDQLIHAIPNKWSKTIMKLTGSKVKVEGMENLPEGAVVMISNHEGDFDIPTLLASIEKPFGFISKVEVKKVPILSTWMEIMNCVFIDRSDRRKSVQSIREAVKLLKEGHSIAIFPEGTRSKGGPVGEFKSGGFRLAKDAMVPIVPISISGTSDVFEKNGRLVKPASIQVKILPCIPSSIFDQKDMKEVSNYVREVIVHSLKDEKIAS, translated from the coding sequence ATGATCAGGTTAATGGCAGTTTTTTTGTACATGAGTGGTTATTTGGTTTATAGCATACCTAAATTGAAAAGAATGAAAAAATTAGACAAACGTTTATCGGTTTCAGAGAGAGATCAGCTAATTCATGCGATTCCAAACAAATGGTCAAAAACAATTATGAAACTGACTGGATCTAAGGTGAAGGTAGAGGGGATGGAGAATCTTCCTGAAGGTGCGGTTGTCATGATTAGCAATCATGAAGGAGACTTTGATATTCCTACATTGCTAGCTAGTATTGAAAAGCCGTTTGGGTTTATATCCAAAGTAGAAGTGAAAAAAGTTCCAATCCTTTCCACTTGGATGGAAATCATGAATTGCGTGTTTATTGATCGAAGCGATCGTAGGAAATCTGTTCAGTCGATACGGGAAGCGGTTAAGTTATTAAAAGAGGGTCACTCGATTGCTATTTTCCCTGAAGGAACGAGAAGTAAAGGTGGACCGGTCGGGGAGTTTAAATCTGGTGGATTCCGACTGGCAAAGGATGCGATGGTACCGATTGTGCCAATTAGTATTTCTGGTACATCTGATGTATTTGAAAAAAATGGACGATTAGTGAAACCAGCTTCCATCCAGGTGAAGATATTACCTTGTATTCCTTCTTCAATTTTCGATCAAAAGGATATGAAGGAAGTTTCAAATTATGTTCGAGAGGTAATTGTTCATTCTCTAAAGGATGAAAAAATCGCATCATGA
- a CDS encoding YpmS family protein has product MNSWKKLFIALIIFNSIVVVGVIFLIFLPTKDEEIALKDINQDDYVQFHVQSNKADLNRLINHYIEEQGLNERIKYNVTLTDQVDLYGTMKVFTQDVELKLTFEAASLDNGDLILRQKTISIGHLELPVPVVLKFIRDSYDLPSWITIRPNDEEVYVNLHDLKLKSDTKVRVNTFDLKRDNIVFTLLVPIK; this is encoded by the coding sequence ATGAATAGTTGGAAAAAACTTTTTATAGCTTTGATCATTTTTAATAGCATTGTTGTAGTTGGTGTGATTTTTTTGATTTTCCTACCTACAAAGGATGAAGAGATTGCTCTAAAGGACATCAATCAGGATGATTATGTACAATTTCATGTTCAATCAAACAAAGCCGATTTAAACCGATTGATCAATCATTATATTGAAGAGCAAGGGCTTAATGAGAGAATCAAGTACAATGTCACACTTACTGACCAGGTTGACTTGTATGGGACAATGAAGGTATTTACTCAAGATGTGGAATTAAAACTAACCTTTGAAGCAGCGTCTTTAGATAATGGTGATTTGATACTCAGACAGAAGACCATCTCGATCGGGCATCTAGAATTGCCTGTTCCAGTCGTATTAAAATTCATTCGAGATAGTTATGATCTTCCTTCTTGGATTACGATTCGGCCGAATGATGAAGAGGTGTACGTAAACCTTCATGATCTAAAACTAAAGAGCGATACAAAGGTAAGAGTAAATACATTTGATTTAAAACGAGATAATATTGTGTTTACTCTTCTTGTTCCAATAAAATAG
- a CDS encoding SCO family protein — protein MKVKMFKLVSVLMVFVLAACGNNGIPDAKNWPVADFSYTNQEGKPFSLKDLEGKIWVADFIFTNCEDVCLPMTYNMEKLQQMVKDEGIENVEFVSFSVDPSVDTPEVLKEFGEYFKVDFSNWNFLTGYEQTHIEEFAMDSFKTIVKKPTDQDQVIHGTDFYLVNQDGKIMKYYTGLNEIPYEEIINDMKALQ, from the coding sequence ATGAAGGTCAAGATGTTTAAATTGGTTAGTGTTCTAATGGTATTTGTTCTTGCAGCATGTGGGAATAATGGGATACCAGATGCGAAAAATTGGCCAGTTGCTGATTTCTCGTATACAAATCAGGAAGGCAAGCCCTTTAGTTTAAAAGATTTAGAAGGGAAAATTTGGGTAGCTGACTTTATTTTTACTAACTGTGAGGACGTGTGTCTTCCGATGACGTATAATATGGAAAAGCTTCAACAGATGGTCAAAGATGAAGGAATTGAAAATGTAGAGTTTGTTTCCTTCTCCGTAGATCCTAGTGTAGACACACCAGAAGTGTTAAAAGAATTTGGCGAGTATTTCAAGGTCGATTTTTCTAACTGGAATTTTCTAACTGGTTATGAGCAAACACATATAGAAGAGTTTGCAATGGATTCATTTAAGACAATAGTTAAAAAACCAACAGATCAGGACCAAGTTATTCACGGAACTGACTTTTATTTGGTTAATCAAGATGGAAAAATTATGAAATATTATACTGGTCTTAATGAAATACCATATGAGGAAATTATTAATGATATGAAAGCCCTTCAATAG
- a CDS encoding DUF2535 family protein: MLFKSLEFRNVVGQKVKVMEIPVLEEDSPYYFLIQVRLQSFITSLYRDKQPKKCYSFRDYLKKALKWPVYQDVFQVPELKNNA; encoded by the coding sequence TTGCTATTCAAAAGCCTAGAGTTCAGAAATGTTGTTGGACAGAAGGTAAAAGTCATGGAAATTCCAGTATTGGAGGAAGATAGCCCTTATTATTTTTTAATCCAAGTCCGTTTGCAATCATTTATTACGTCTCTATACCGGGACAAACAGCCGAAGAAATGCTATTCTTTTAGAGACTATTTGAAAAAAGCGTTGAAGTGGCCAGTGTACCAGGATGTATTCCAAGTGCCAGAGCTAAAGAATAACGCGTAA